CTCTTCGCAACCTGAAGATTGAGGAGCTGAACCCGATGCAGGAAGCATCACTTGAACAAGCAACCGGAAGGAAAGACGTTATATTATTGTCTCCGACAGGGTCGGGTAAGACACTGGCTTATCTATTGCCTTTATTACTTACACTGAAACCGGATGACGGAAATGTGCAGGTCATGATTCTCGTTCCTTCGCGTGAGTTGGCTTTGCAGATTGATACTGTGTTTAAGACAATGGGAACTTCCTGGAAGACCTGTTGTTGCTATGGCGGCCATCCCATTGCGGAAGAAAAGAAGAGTATTCAAGGTAATCATCCCGCTATCATTATCGGTACTCCGGGGCGTATCACCGACCATTTATCGAAAGGAAACTTCAATCCCGAAACGATTGAAACTTTAATCATTGATGAGTTCGACAAGTCTTTGGAGTTTGGTTTCCATGATGAAATGGCGGAGATTATCACGCAGCTTCCGGGGCTGAAAAAACGCATGCTGCTCTCGGCTACGGACGCAGAGGAGATTCCCGAATTTACAGGACTGAACCGGACGGTCAAACTGAATTTCCTGCCGGACGTTTCTGAAGAACAGGAATCCCGCTTGACATTGATGAAGGTGATGTCTCCTGCGAAAGACAAGGTTGATACTTTATATAACCTGCTTTGCTCATTAGGAAGCAGCTCAAGCATCGTCTTTTGTAATCACAGGGATGCGGTGGATCGTGTACAGAAATTATTGGCGGATAAGAAATTGGTAGCCGAACGTTTTCATGGCGGCATGGAACAGCCGGATCGGGAGCGTGCTTTATACAAATTCCGTAATGGTAGTTGCCATGTATTGATTTCTACCGATTTGGCAGCACGTGGGCTGGATATTCCGGAGATTGAACACATCATTCATTATCACCTGCCGGTGAATGAAGAAGCCTTTACGCACCGGAATGGACGTACGGCACGTTGGGACGCTACCGGAACATCTTATCTGATTCTCCACGAGGAAGAAAAACTGCCTGCTTATATTCCCGAAGATATGGAAACAGTCGTTTTGCCTGAAAATCCACCCCGCCCGCCGAAATCTCTTTGGGCTACTATATATATAGGTAAGGGAAAGAAGGAAAAACTGAACCGGATGGATATTGCAGGATTCTTATATAAGAAAGGAAATCTGACTCGTGAAGACGTAGGTGCGATTGATGTGAAGGAACATTATGCTTTCGTTGCCATTCGCCGGGCAAAGGTGAAACAACTCTTGAACTTGATTCAAGGAGAGAAGATTAAAGGAATGAAGACCATTATTGAAGAAGCGAAATAAAGCACTTTTTATGAGCTTGTACTAATCGCTCTTGTCAGAAATAATAATCCCCGTATTAAAATGAATGAACTGCACTTCGAAAGTTGGATACAAAACTTTAGAAGTGCAATTCAGAATCGTGAGCCGGGGATTTTTGTTTTTAGTCGGGGAATATTTTGTTTGCCGTCCAATTTACCCGTTATTCTTGCCCAAATCAGTAATTTTCTTTATAAATATACGTTTTTGTTGCATTTTGCTTACACTTTATAATCAACTCCCCCTTTCAATATTTATTTTTCGACTATTATCCCTTACTTGACATCTATGGATAACAATATGGTGTATATATCCTGTATAAACCAATAAAAAGAAAGGAAAATCTGCTTTAAAACAGTATTTTTATAAGGAAAGATTTGTGCGCCGGAAATAAATTCGTAAATTCGCAAAGTCAAAAGACAAAAAGTAACGAAATTGTTAAACCAAAAACAAACTTCAAATGAAAAAGCATAATTTCAATGCAGGACCTTCCATTCTTCCGCGTGAGGTGATAGAGGATACAGCGAAGGCTATTTTAGATTTCAACGGCTCTGGTCTTTCTATTATGGAAATCAGCCACCGCGCCAAAGACTTCCAACCTGTGGTTGACGAGGCGGAAGCATTATTCAAGGAATTACTTAATATCCCCGAAGGTTATTCGGTATTGTTCCTTGGTGGTGGTGCCAGTCTGGAGTTCTGCATGGTGCCTTTCAACTTCCTTGAGAAAAAGGCTGCTTATCTGAACACAGGTGTATGGGCAAAAAAAGCAATGAAAGAAGCTAAGGGGTTTGGTGAAGTTGTAGAAGTTGCTTCTTCTGCTGAAGCTACATATACTTATATCCCAAAAGATTACACAATCCCGACAGACGCAGATTATTTCCACATTACTACTAACAACACGATTTACGGTACGGAATTAAAGAAAGACCTCGATTCTCCGGTTCCGATGGTTGCCGATATGTCTTCTGATATTTTCTCACGTCCGATCGACGTTTCTAAATATATCTGTATCTATGGTGGTGCACAGAAGAACCTGGCTCCTGCAGGTGTTACATTCGTTATTGTGAAGAATGACGCGGTAGGCAAGGTGTCACGTTACATTCCGTCAATGCTGAATTATCAGACTCACATTGATAATGGTTCTATGTTCAACACTCCGCCGGTAGTACCTATCTATTCTGCAATGCTGAATCTTCGTTGGATCAAAGCACAGGGTGGTGTGAAGGAAATGGAACGTCGTGCCATCGAAAAGGCTGATATGCTGTATGCAGAAATCGACCGTAACAAATTGTTCGTAGGTACTGCTGCCAAGGAAGACCGTTCACGCATGAACATCTGTTTCGTAATGGCTCCCGAATACAAAGACCTTGAAGCTGACTTTATGAAGTTTGCGACTGAAAAGGGTATGGTAGGTATCAAGGGACACCGTTCAGTAGGTGGTTTCCGTGCATCTTGCTACAACGCTATGCCGAAAGAAAGCGTACAGGCCTTGATTGATTGCATGCAGGAATTTGAAAAACTTCATTAATAATATTTTCACCACAGATTACACGGATGGACACAGATTCTTAAATTCTGTGAGAATCCGGGTAATCTGTGGTGAGTCTTTATAAACAGAATTAAATTATGAAAGTACTTGTAGCTACCGATAAACCGTTTGCAAAAGTTGCAGTAGACGGAATCCGTAAAGAAATAGAAGCAGCCGGATATGAGTTTGCTTTACTCGAAAAATATACCGATAAAGCCCAGTTGCTGGATGCAGTGAAAGACGCTAACGCTATCATTATCCGTAGTGATATTATTGATGCCGAAGTGCTTGACGCTGCTAAGGAATTGAAGATTGTAGTTCGTGCCGGTGCCGGATACGATAACGTAGACCTGGCTGCTGCCACTGCTCACAATGTTTGTGTGATGAACACTCCGGGACAGAACTCGAATGCTGTTGCCGAACTGGCTTTGGGCATGATGGTGTATGCTGTACGCAACTTCTATAACGGAACTTCCGGTACAGAATTGATGGGTAAGAAACTGGGCATCCACGCTTATGGAAACGTAGGCCGCAATGTGGCTCGTGTTGCCAAAGGCTTCGGAATGGAAGTGTATGCTTATGACGCATTCTGCCCGAAAGAAGTAATCGAAAAGGATGGCGTGAAAGCACTTGATTCGGCAGAAGAGCTGTATAAGACTTGCCAGGTTGTATCTTTGCATATTCCTGCAACTGCCGAGACTAAGAATTCTATCAATTATGCTTTGCTGAAAGATATGCCGAAGGGTGCGATGTTGGTAAACACTGCCCGTAAGGAAGTTATCAATGAAGCCGAACTGATTAAGTTGATGGAAGACCGTGCCGACTTCAAATACATCACAGACATCATGCCTGCTGCCAACGCTGAATTTGCCGAGAAGTTTGCCGGACGTTATTTCTCAACTCCGAAGAAGATGGGGGCACAGACTGCCGAGGCAAATATCAATGCCGGTATTGCTGCTGCCCAACAAATCGTTGGTTTCTTGAAAGACGGTTGCGAAAAATTCCGCGTGAATAAATAATATTCATAGAAATAGTAGTATATTTGAGCCACAGATTTTCAATAAGTCTGTGGCTTTTATTTTTTACATATTAAATACTAATATCATGGCAATAATTAAACCTTTTAAGGGCATTCGTCCACCGCAGGAATTGGTGGAACAGGTTGCTTCCCGTCCTTATGATGTCTTGAATTCAGAAGAAGCCCGCATTGAAGCGGAAGGTAACGAAAAGTCTCTTTATCATATCATTAAACCTGAAATTGATTTTCCCGTTGGTACGGACGAACATGACGAGCCGGTGTATGCCAAGGCTGCCGAGAACTTCCAGGCATTCCAGGATAAGGGATGGTTGGTGCAGGATGCGAAGGAAAACTATTATATCTATGCCCAGACTATGAATGGGAAGACGCAGTATGGACTGGTTGTCGGTGCTTATGTTCCCGATTATATGAATGGAGTTATCAAGAAACACGAACTTACCCGCCGTGATAAGGAAGAAGACCGTATGAAGCATGTCCGTGTGAACAATGCGAATATCGAGCCTGTTTTCTTCGCTTATCCTGATAATGAGATATTGGATGCCATTATCAAAAAATATACCGCAGAAAAGCCTGTCTATGACTTTATCGCTCCGGGTGACGGCTTCGGTCATACTTTTTGGATTGTTGACCAGGACGAGGATATTGCTGTCATTACTGCCGAATTTGCGAAGATGCC
The DNA window shown above is from Bacteroides faecium and carries:
- a CDS encoding DEAD/DEAH box helicase, with the protein product MLEKNEIIQSALRNLKIEELNPMQEASLEQATGRKDVILLSPTGSGKTLAYLLPLLLTLKPDDGNVQVMILVPSRELALQIDTVFKTMGTSWKTCCCYGGHPIAEEKKSIQGNHPAIIIGTPGRITDHLSKGNFNPETIETLIIDEFDKSLEFGFHDEMAEIITQLPGLKKRMLLSATDAEEIPEFTGLNRTVKLNFLPDVSEEQESRLTLMKVMSPAKDKVDTLYNLLCSLGSSSSIVFCNHRDAVDRVQKLLADKKLVAERFHGGMEQPDRERALYKFRNGSCHVLISTDLAARGLDIPEIEHIIHYHLPVNEEAFTHRNGRTARWDATGTSYLILHEEEKLPAYIPEDMETVVLPENPPRPPKSLWATIYIGKGKKEKLNRMDIAGFLYKKGNLTREDVGAIDVKEHYAFVAIRRAKVKQLLNLIQGEKIKGMKTIIEEAK
- the serC gene encoding 3-phosphoserine/phosphohydroxythreonine transaminase yields the protein MKKHNFNAGPSILPREVIEDTAKAILDFNGSGLSIMEISHRAKDFQPVVDEAEALFKELLNIPEGYSVLFLGGGASLEFCMVPFNFLEKKAAYLNTGVWAKKAMKEAKGFGEVVEVASSAEATYTYIPKDYTIPTDADYFHITTNNTIYGTELKKDLDSPVPMVADMSSDIFSRPIDVSKYICIYGGAQKNLAPAGVTFVIVKNDAVGKVSRYIPSMLNYQTHIDNGSMFNTPPVVPIYSAMLNLRWIKAQGGVKEMERRAIEKADMLYAEIDRNKLFVGTAAKEDRSRMNICFVMAPEYKDLEADFMKFATEKGMVGIKGHRSVGGFRASCYNAMPKESVQALIDCMQEFEKLH
- a CDS encoding NAD(P)-dependent oxidoreductase, with the protein product MKVLVATDKPFAKVAVDGIRKEIEAAGYEFALLEKYTDKAQLLDAVKDANAIIIRSDIIDAEVLDAAKELKIVVRAGAGYDNVDLAAATAHNVCVMNTPGQNSNAVAELALGMMVYAVRNFYNGTSGTELMGKKLGIHAYGNVGRNVARVAKGFGMEVYAYDAFCPKEVIEKDGVKALDSAEELYKTCQVVSLHIPATAETKNSINYALLKDMPKGAMLVNTARKEVINEAELIKLMEDRADFKYITDIMPAANAEFAEKFAGRYFSTPKKMGAQTAEANINAGIAAAQQIVGFLKDGCEKFRVNK